A genome region from Segatella copri includes the following:
- a CDS encoding transposase: protein MNTGLDQYMDIFKDAVEDSAAKLTKSFEKILIEVIILFMVIPRKINFTQMGRYGSHVEQTYRNAFGLKKSKSIDWLKLNVSLAKRFFGKQGRWAIAIDPSYISKAGKKTPHIGRFWSGCAQSVKHGLEIMGIGLIDIDAKDCMMLKAHQSLSNKELSLRNKTMVDFYISVIKRYRKELLKLSTLIVADAYFSTSTFVNGIKKEGFSLISRFRDNACLFYVYAGPRTGKRGRPKTKDGKIDMKNLDLTRMEKMEMKDIEGTAYTLIAYSKALRCKVRLVIWQMPNGKKKLFFSTDTSLSGEEVLLYYRTRFQIEFCFRDAKGYTGLMDCQARDKWKLDFAFNASFTSLNVAKVTMKEMGMEYSMSSFKSLMTNIYLVKRIFKASGYTPNRTLISKIFKDLSCLQRIAA from the coding sequence ATGAATACAGGACTTGACCAATATATGGATATCTTTAAAGATGCAGTTGAAGATTCGGCTGCAAAGTTAACAAAAAGTTTCGAGAAAATACTCATCGAGGTGATAATTTTGTTCATGGTAATACCAAGAAAGATAAATTTCACCCAAATGGGGAGGTATGGCTCGCATGTTGAGCAAACCTATCGCAACGCATTCGGCTTAAAAAAGTCGAAAAGCATTGACTGGCTCAAACTTAATGTCTCACTTGCCAAGCGCTTCTTTGGTAAACAGGGAAGATGGGCTATTGCCATTGATCCCAGCTACATCAGCAAAGCTGGCAAGAAGACTCCACATATCGGTCGTTTTTGGTCGGGATGTGCACAGTCTGTTAAACATGGTCTCGAAATCATGGGTATTGGCCTCATTGATATTGATGCCAAAGACTGCATGATGTTAAAAGCACACCAGTCGCTAAGTAATAAAGAACTGAGTCTTAGAAACAAGACTATGGTAGATTTCTATATCAGCGTCATTAAGCGTTACCGCAAGGAACTTCTTAAACTCTCAACCCTCATAGTTGCAGATGCTTACTTCTCTACAAGTACATTTGTTAATGGGATAAAGAAAGAAGGGTTCTCTTTGATAAGCCGCTTTCGTGACAATGCTTGTCTCTTTTATGTCTATGCTGGTCCACGTACTGGAAAACGTGGTCGCCCAAAGACCAAGGATGGCAAGATTGATATGAAGAATCTTGACCTCACTCGAATGGAGAAGATGGAGATGAAAGATATAGAAGGAACAGCTTATACTTTGATAGCCTATTCCAAGGCACTCAGGTGTAAAGTTAGACTTGTCATCTGGCAGATGCCGAATGGCAAGAAGAAACTATTCTTCTCTACAGACACCTCACTTTCGGGTGAAGAAGTACTTCTTTATTATAGAACCAGGTTCCAGATCGAATTTTGCTTTCGTGACGCCAAAGGCTATACTGGTCTTATGGACTGCCAGGCTCGCGATAAGTGGAAACTCGATTTTGCTTTCAATGCTTCGTTCACATCACTAAATGTTGCCAAGGTAACTATGAAGGAGATGGGAATGGAATATTCTATGTCTTCATTCAAGTCACTGATGACCAATATTTATCTGGTGAAACGAATTTTTAAAGCAAGTGGGTACACCCCGAACCGAACTTTAATTAGCAAGATTTTCAAAGATCTCTCGTGCTTACAGCGTATAGCTGCTTAG
- a CDS encoding glycoside hydrolase family 2 TIM barrel-domain containing protein: MFLALLGAMVLNGHGEVRAQDASRWHNVDVNQQNRAPRRAAFFAFENQDKAQAFEKKNSANYLSMEGTWKFNFVKDYNKRPANFFAANYDDSQWKDFPVPGLFELNGYGDATYKNVGYAWATQFNPNPPYINELNNYTGSYRRTFDLPKDWKGKDVYFHVGSATSNLSLWVNGKYVGYSEDSKVAAEFNISKYLKPGKNLIAMQVMRWCDGSYFEDQDFWRLTGIAREVYLYARPKVHAADIRLDAGLENQYRDGVLNYQVALKGGKTDVTLNLCDKDGKKIAEASGVQGTIKVPGVKAWTAETPYLYKAFITLKNKQGVSEVIPQKIGFRNVEIKNAQLLVNGKPVLIKGANRHEIDPDGGYVVSVERMIQDIKIMKQLNINAVRTCHYPDDPRWYDLCDEYGIYVTAEANLESHGMGYDEKSLAKFPEYLQTHIERNEGNVKTFINHPSIIVWSLGNECGYGINFEKTYDWVKAYDQTRPVQYERGGYDSKTDIHCPMYIDYEESEKYCKSDGVKPYIQCEYAHAMGNSEGGFKEYWDLIRKYPKYQGGYIWDFVDQGLRDKSPVTGKEIFTYGGDYGRYPASDYNFNCNGIIAPDRRLNPHAYEIQYWHQNVWLKDLDAVNGAFNIYNENFFKNIDDLHLTATIYANGVKLSTVEIPETKGIAPQTTKMVKSDALKYAIAEAESEHGKEEITVNFAFASDGTEPLVEKGQVMARQQFVINEYQFDKVDTPIAATSTKISGKKGKLQNNSSIEVEETNSYVKVSAKRMSVTIGKKTGMIDYLDVDGEPILKFRESMKPEFWRAPTDNDYGASLQKELKVWKNPVMNLKSFDKSEMKDSIVLTATFEMPEVKAELILRYCINAEGEVSVTEKMTTDKAAKVADLFRYGIVLDLPASFSKLEYYGRGPEENYIDRHSSTFIGKYESDVKDEYYPYVRPQESGNHTDIRYFSIFNPASGKGITFEGYAPMECSAIPYSIEDLDSGDEKEHAWGQHSGDLVDKGLTQVHIQQRQYGLGCIDSWMTKPMEKYRMHYGDREFRFVIKAK, from the coding sequence ATGTTTCTTGCCCTACTGGGTGCCATGGTTCTTAATGGGCATGGCGAAGTAAGGGCGCAAGATGCCAGCAGATGGCATAATGTAGATGTCAATCAGCAGAATCGTGCTCCTCGCCGTGCTGCGTTCTTTGCTTTCGAAAATCAGGATAAGGCTCAGGCTTTCGAGAAGAAAAATTCAGCCAACTACCTTTCGATGGAAGGCACTTGGAAATTTAATTTCGTCAAGGACTACAACAAGCGTCCTGCCAATTTCTTTGCTGCCAACTATGATGATTCTCAATGGAAGGATTTTCCTGTACCGGGCTTGTTTGAACTGAATGGCTATGGCGACGCTACCTATAAGAATGTCGGTTATGCCTGGGCTACCCAGTTTAATCCAAATCCTCCTTATATCAACGAACTCAATAACTATACGGGTTCCTATCGCCGCACCTTTGACCTGCCTAAGGACTGGAAGGGCAAGGATGTGTATTTCCATGTCGGTTCTGCTACCAGCAATTTGAGTCTCTGGGTGAATGGCAAGTATGTGGGATATAGCGAAGACAGCAAGGTGGCTGCAGAGTTTAATATCTCCAAATATCTGAAACCAGGCAAGAACCTCATTGCCATGCAGGTGATGCGCTGGTGTGATGGTTCTTATTTTGAGGATCAGGACTTCTGGCGTTTAACGGGAATCGCCCGTGAGGTATATCTCTATGCCCGTCCGAAAGTTCATGCAGCCGATATCCGTCTGGATGCCGGTTTGGAAAATCAATACCGGGATGGTGTTCTGAACTATCAGGTAGCCTTGAAGGGTGGTAAGACTGATGTTACTCTCAATTTGTGCGACAAGGATGGCAAGAAGATTGCTGAGGCTTCTGGTGTACAGGGTACTATTAAGGTGCCTGGGGTGAAGGCATGGACTGCAGAAACACCTTATTTATATAAGGCATTCATTACTTTGAAAAATAAGCAGGGTGTATCGGAGGTTATTCCTCAAAAGATAGGTTTCCGCAATGTGGAAATCAAGAATGCACAACTTCTGGTCAATGGCAAGCCTGTCCTGATCAAGGGTGCTAACCGTCATGAAATAGATCCTGATGGTGGCTATGTGGTCAGCGTGGAGCGCATGATTCAGGATATTAAGATTATGAAGCAGTTGAATATCAACGCTGTTCGTACCTGTCATTATCCTGATGATCCTCGCTGGTATGACCTCTGTGATGAATATGGTATCTATGTGACTGCCGAGGCAAACCTTGAATCTCATGGTATGGGATATGATGAGAAATCTCTCGCCAAGTTCCCTGAATACCTCCAGACTCATATCGAGCGTAATGAGGGTAATGTGAAGACTTTCATCAACCATCCTTCCATCATCGTATGGAGTTTGGGTAATGAGTGTGGCTATGGCATCAATTTCGAGAAGACCTATGACTGGGTGAAGGCCTATGATCAGACTCGTCCTGTGCAGTATGAGCGTGGTGGATATGACAGTAAGACCGATATTCATTGCCCGATGTATATCGACTATGAGGAGAGTGAGAAATATTGCAAGAGTGATGGCGTAAAACCTTATATCCAATGTGAGTATGCTCATGCTATGGGTAACTCAGAGGGCGGTTTCAAGGAGTACTGGGATTTGATTCGCAAATATCCTAAGTATCAGGGTGGATACATCTGGGACTTTGTAGATCAGGGTCTGCGTGACAAGAGTCCTGTTACCGGTAAGGAAATTTTTACCTATGGTGGCGACTATGGACGTTATCCTGCCAGCGACTACAACTTCAATTGCAATGGTATCATTGCTCCAGACCGCCGTTTGAATCCGCATGCCTACGAAATCCAGTATTGGCATCAGAATGTATGGCTCAAGGATCTGGATGCCGTGAATGGTGCTTTCAATATCTATAATGAGAATTTCTTTAAGAATATTGACGACCTGCACCTTACTGCAACTATCTATGCCAATGGTGTGAAGTTATCTACTGTTGAGATTCCTGAGACTAAGGGTATTGCTCCTCAGACAACTAAAATGGTGAAGAGTGATGCTTTGAAGTATGCTATTGCTGAAGCAGAGTCTGAACATGGTAAGGAGGAAATTACAGTCAATTTTGCCTTTGCCAGCGATGGTACAGAACCATTGGTAGAGAAGGGACAGGTGATGGCCCGCCAGCAGTTTGTCATCAATGAATATCAGTTTGATAAGGTAGATACTCCTATTGCAGCGACTTCTACTAAGATTTCTGGTAAGAAAGGGAAACTCCAAAATAACAGTAGCATCGAGGTAGAGGAAACCAATAGCTATGTGAAGGTTTCTGCCAAGAGAATGTCGGTTACCATAGGCAAGAAGACGGGTATGATTGATTATCTTGACGTAGATGGCGAACCTATCTTGAAATTCCGCGAGAGCATGAAGCCTGAATTCTGGCGTGCTCCTACTGATAATGATTATGGTGCTTCTTTGCAGAAGGAGTTGAAGGTTTGGAAAAATCCTGTAATGAACTTGAAGTCATTTGATAAGAGTGAGATGAAGGATAGTATTGTCCTGACGGCTACCTTTGAAATGCCTGAGGTGAAGGCTGAGTTGATACTTCGTTATTGCATCAATGCGGAAGGTGAGGTTTCTGTTACCGAGAAGATGACCACGGATAAAGCGGCTAAGGTAGCTGACTTGTTCCGATATGGTATAGTATTGGATTTGCCTGCATCATTCTCTAAGTTGGAATATTATGGCCGTGGTCCGGAGGAGAATTATATCGACCGTCATTCTTCTACCTTTATTGGCAAATATGAGTCGGATGTAAAGGATGAGTATTATCCTTATGTTCGTCCTCAGGAGAGTGGCAACCATACAGATATCCGTTATTTCTCTATTTTCAATCCTGCATCAGGTAAGGGTATTACTTTCGAGGGTTATGCTCCGATGGAGTGCAGTGCCATTCCTTATTCTATTGAGGATTTGGATTCTGGTGATGAAAAGGAGCATGCTTGGGGACAGCATAGCGGTGATTTGGTTGACAAGGGCTTGACACAGGTACATATCCAGCAACGCCAGTACGGTTTAGGTTGCATCGACAGTTGGATGACAAAGCCTATGGAGAAATACCGCATGCACTATGGCGACCGCGAATTCCGCTTCGTCATCAAGGCAAAGTAG
- a CDS encoding family 20 glycosylhydrolase: MAKFNRLLGSFVACAAMLGGISTQASAADINIIPIPVKTQVQKGEFVLPQKVVIAYQTAEGRNIAQYMADKLKASTGYEVTVGGKKGNISIQISPSLKIAEEGYRLTVTAKGVVVKAKTAKGAFYGMQSFMQLLPAQIESATRVDGVKWVAQCCDIQDAPRFGYRGFHLDPCRHFITVQNVKKQIDLMASLKVNTMHFHLTEDQGWRIEIKKYPKLTSIGGYRKEGDGSIYGGFYTQEEIKDIVDYATKRYMTVIPEVDLPGHMMAAIAAYPELSCKGEQWTPRMVWGIEDIVMCPGKELMFHFLDDIFKEMVPLFPGKYFHIGGDECPKNSWKTCPTCQKRIVDEHLQGDGKHSAEERLQSYVIKRVEKMLEKYGKKIIGWDEILEGGLSENATVMSWRGIDGGIEAAKQGHDVIMTPGSGGLYLDHYQGDSKIEPITIPSSPVYLAKTYSFDPVPDVIRKAGLDKHILGVQCNNWSEYMYSNAKMEYMMYPRALALSEVAWSPLSRKNFTDFCKRVDANLVRLDERCIKYHLPLPEQPYGSCDKVVITKDTTVTFITSRTMKMVYTLDGTKPTPESLVYTAPIPVNRDCIINIATVLPSGKMSRIRTIQVEKQNYAPSVEVKDVKPGLEMKRIKGYYHHVNDLEWTDGVWENSVIRSFGEMKLKQVDDARTLRGENGYAAIAEGYVMVPEDGVYYVSSRADQVWIDSKLLIDNSSEVKSISHRDNCVALAKGLHPIKYVFIANITGGWPSWWNGLNLQMRKDNSKEFADVEDSQLFH; encoded by the coding sequence ATGGCAAAGTTCAATCGTTTATTAGGCTCGTTTGTAGCCTGTGCGGCGATGCTGGGTGGTATCTCTACTCAGGCATCTGCTGCCGATATTAATATTATCCCGATACCGGTGAAGACTCAGGTACAGAAAGGGGAGTTCGTATTGCCACAGAAGGTGGTAATCGCTTACCAGACGGCTGAAGGCAGAAATATCGCCCAGTACATGGCAGACAAACTGAAGGCTTCTACAGGTTATGAGGTAACGGTAGGTGGAAAGAAGGGGAATATCTCTATACAGATTTCTCCTTCGCTGAAAATTGCCGAGGAAGGTTATCGCCTTACCGTAACCGCCAAGGGGGTTGTTGTCAAGGCGAAGACCGCCAAGGGCGCCTTCTACGGTATGCAGAGTTTCATGCAGTTACTCCCTGCCCAGATAGAGAGCGCAACCCGGGTGGATGGGGTGAAATGGGTAGCACAATGCTGTGATATCCAGGATGCTCCACGCTTCGGCTACCGTGGATTCCATCTTGATCCATGCCGTCATTTCATTACTGTACAGAATGTGAAGAAGCAGATTGACCTGATGGCTTCTCTCAAGGTCAATACGATGCATTTCCATCTGACGGAAGATCAGGGCTGGCGTATTGAAATCAAGAAATATCCTAAACTGACTTCTATCGGCGGTTATCGCAAGGAAGGCGATGGCTCTATCTATGGAGGTTTTTATACACAGGAGGAGATTAAGGATATCGTGGATTATGCTACCAAGCGCTATATGACGGTGATTCCTGAGGTGGATCTTCCTGGACACATGATGGCGGCTATTGCTGCTTATCCGGAATTGTCCTGCAAGGGAGAGCAATGGACTCCAAGAATGGTTTGGGGTATCGAGGACATCGTGATGTGTCCTGGTAAGGAATTGATGTTCCATTTCCTGGATGATATTTTCAAGGAGATGGTGCCGCTCTTCCCTGGTAAATATTTCCATATAGGTGGCGACGAGTGCCCGAAAAACAGTTGGAAAACCTGCCCTACTTGTCAGAAGCGTATTGTTGACGAGCATCTTCAGGGCGATGGCAAGCACTCTGCAGAGGAAAGACTGCAGAGCTATGTCATCAAGCGTGTAGAAAAGATGCTGGAGAAGTATGGTAAGAAAATCATCGGATGGGATGAAATTCTGGAAGGTGGATTGAGTGAGAATGCTACCGTCATGTCTTGGCGAGGTATTGATGGAGGTATCGAAGCTGCTAAGCAAGGGCATGATGTTATCATGACTCCTGGTTCTGGTGGTCTTTACCTTGACCATTATCAGGGCGACAGTAAGATAGAACCAATCACGATTCCAAGCAGTCCTGTCTATCTGGCCAAAACCTATAGTTTCGACCCTGTTCCTGATGTAATCCGCAAGGCTGGACTTGATAAGCATATTTTGGGTGTGCAATGCAACAACTGGTCTGAATATATGTATTCCAATGCCAAGATGGAGTATATGATGTATCCTCGTGCCCTGGCTCTCTCTGAGGTAGCCTGGTCGCCATTGAGTCGTAAGAACTTTACGGATTTCTGCAAGCGAGTGGATGCTAACCTCGTAAGACTTGATGAACGTTGTATCAAATATCATCTTCCTCTGCCGGAGCAGCCATACGGATCCTGCGATAAAGTGGTGATTACCAAGGATACTACAGTAACCTTTATCACTTCCCGCACGATGAAGATGGTCTATACGCTGGATGGTACGAAACCTACTCCAGAGTCTCTGGTCTATACTGCTCCTATCCCTGTAAACCGTGATTGTATCATCAATATTGCTACGGTTTTGCCTTCTGGTAAGATGAGTCGCATCAGAACCATCCAGGTGGAGAAACAGAATTATGCTCCTTCCGTTGAGGTGAAAGATGTAAAGCCGGGTTTGGAGATGAAGCGCATCAAGGGGTATTATCATCATGTGAATGACTTAGAATGGACGGATGGCGTCTGGGAAAATTCTGTTATCCGCAGCTTTGGCGAAATGAAATTGAAGCAGGTTGACGATGCTCGCACTCTGCGTGGAGAGAATGGTTATGCTGCTATTGCCGAAGGATATGTGATGGTGCCTGAGGATGGTGTATATTATGTTTCTTCCCGCGCCGACCAGGTTTGGATTGACAGTAAGTTGCTTATCGACAACTCCAGCGAAGTGAAGAGTATTTCCCATCGTGACAACTGCGTAGCTTTGGCTAAGGGGCTACATCCTATCAAGTATGTCTTCATAGCCAACATTACTGGTGGCTGGCCTTCTTGGTGGAACGGACTCAACCTGCAGATGCGCAAGGATAATTCCAAGGAATTTGCGGATGTAGAAGATAGTCAACTGTTCCATTAA
- a CDS encoding glucosamine-6-phosphate deaminase, translating into MRLNLSSQIVLNKVPVEYYKPKTTVEYSEISRMEKIHTDIFASSQEGAKHIADCIEKEILAAQQEGKFYVMALGAGSSLYSVYDELVRRYNEKILSFRNVVVFNAYEYYPLQKDSSLRTINQLKERFLDHVDVAEQNIFTLDGFVAQDAVQDSCRLYEQRIKTFGGLDVALLGVGRSGNIAANEPGSGIQSMTRIILIGNTSREEMENSEQTKETIPPYSLTMGIATLLSAKSIYLTAWGEEKAEIMQKVVENSITDTLPASFLQTHPNAHVVIDLGAAHHLTRIEHPWLVTSCQWSDKLVRSALVWLCQKLGKPILKLTNKDYNENGLSELLALYGSAYNANIKIFNDLQHTITGWPGGKPNADDTYRPERATPFPKKVIVFSPHPDDDVISMGGTIRRLVQQNHDVHVAYETSGNIAVGDEEVTRFMHFINGFNQLFADSKDSIISNKYKEIKTFFAKKKESDFDTRDILTIKGLIRRGEARTACTYNEIPLDHVHFLDLPFYESGKIEKLPMTEKDVEIVRALLQKVQPHQIYVAGDLADPHGTHKKCTDAVLAAIDEEKKAGAEWLKDCRIWMYRGAWAEWEIENIEMCVPLSPEELRAKRNSILKHQSQMESAPFLGNDERLFWQRAEDRNRATASLYDQLGLACYEAMEAFVEYKPL; encoded by the coding sequence ATGCGACTCAATTTAAGTTCTCAAATCGTACTTAACAAAGTTCCTGTCGAGTATTACAAACCAAAAACAACAGTAGAATACTCTGAAATCTCCCGCATGGAGAAGATTCATACCGACATCTTTGCCTCTTCACAAGAAGGCGCAAAGCATATCGCCGACTGCATCGAGAAGGAAATCCTGGCTGCACAGCAGGAAGGCAAATTCTATGTGATGGCGCTGGGTGCCGGTTCTTCTCTCTATTCTGTATACGATGAACTCGTTCGCCGTTACAACGAGAAGATTCTGAGCTTCCGCAATGTTGTTGTATTCAATGCATACGAATATTATCCGCTTCAGAAGGACAGTTCCCTCCGTACCATCAACCAGTTGAAGGAGCGTTTCCTTGATCATGTGGATGTGGCTGAGCAGAACATCTTTACACTGGATGGCTTTGTGGCACAGGATGCCGTACAGGACAGTTGCCGTCTTTATGAGCAGCGTATCAAGACCTTTGGCGGTCTCGATGTAGCCCTCCTAGGTGTAGGCCGTTCGGGTAATATTGCTGCCAACGAGCCAGGTTCGGGCATCCAGTCGATGACCCGTATCATCCTCATCGGCAATACCTCTCGCGAAGAGATGGAGAACAGTGAGCAGACCAAGGAAACCATTCCTCCATATTCGCTCACCATGGGTATCGCTACCTTACTCTCAGCCAAGAGCATCTATCTGACAGCCTGGGGCGAAGAGAAGGCAGAGATTATGCAGAAGGTGGTGGAGAACTCTATAACAGATACCCTGCCGGCATCATTCCTTCAGACTCATCCGAATGCTCATGTTGTCATCGACCTGGGTGCAGCTCACCATCTGACGCGCATCGAGCATCCATGGCTCGTAACTTCATGCCAGTGGAGTGACAAACTGGTGCGTTCGGCACTGGTATGGCTCTGCCAGAAACTCGGTAAGCCTATCCTGAAGTTGACCAATAAGGATTATAATGAAAACGGACTGAGTGAACTTCTGGCTCTCTATGGCTCTGCCTACAATGCCAATATCAAGATTTTCAATGACTTGCAGCATACCATTACCGGATGGCCAGGTGGTAAGCCGAATGCCGATGATACCTATCGCCCGGAGCGTGCAACTCCATTCCCTAAGAAGGTTATCGTATTCTCTCCACACCCAGACGATGATGTTATCTCTATGGGAGGAACCATCCGCCGACTGGTACAGCAGAACCACGATGTGCATGTAGCTTACGAAACATCAGGAAACATTGCTGTGGGTGATGAGGAAGTAACAAGATTCATGCACTTTATCAATGGTTTCAACCAGCTTTTTGCAGACTCAAAAGACAGCATCATCTCTAATAAATATAAGGAAATCAAGACCTTCTTTGCCAAGAAGAAGGAGAGTGACTTCGATACGAGAGATATCCTGACCATCAAGGGATTGATTCGCCGTGGTGAGGCTCGTACCGCTTGTACTTATAATGAAATTCCGCTTGACCATGTCCACTTCCTCGACCTGCCATTCTATGAGAGCGGCAAGATAGAAAAGTTGCCAATGACCGAGAAGGATGTAGAGATAGTGAGAGCTCTGTTGCAGAAGGTGCAGCCGCATCAGATTTATGTAGCCGGCGACCTTGCTGACCCTCACGGAACCCACAAGAAGTGTACTGATGCCGTTCTGGCAGCTATCGACGAAGAGAAGAAAGCAGGTGCAGAGTGGTTGAAGGACTGTCGCATCTGGATGTATCGCGGTGCCTGGGCAGAATGGGAGATTGAGAATATCGAAATGTGTGTTCCATTGAGCCCTGAGGAGTTGCGGGCAAAGCGTAACTCTATCCTCAAGCATCAGTCGCAGATGGAGAGTGCTCCTTTCTTGGGTAATGATGAGCGCCTGTTCTGGCAGAGAGCCGAAGACCGTAACCGTGCTACTGCATCGCTCTACGACCAGTTGGGTCTGGCATGCTATGAGGCCATGGAGGCTTTCGTGGAGTACAAACCATTGTAA
- the nagB gene encoding glucosamine-6-phosphate deaminase, which translates to MRVIIEKDYEKLSKWAADHVVETINRFQPTAERPFVLGLPTGSSPQGMYANLVKAVKEGKVSFKHVITFNMDEYVGLPESHPESYHSFMAANLFNHIDCPKENIHILNGNAENLEEECRHYEQMIEEAGGIDLFIGGIGPDGHIAFNEPFSSLTSRTRVKTLTTDTKIANSRFFDNDPEKVPSLALTVGVGTVMAAREVMILCNGHNKARALQAAIEGPVTQAWTISALQTHPCGIIVCDDAATDELKVSTYRYFKDIEKKQSLKNVCYATQFKFSNRT; encoded by the coding sequence ATGCGTGTTATTATCGAAAAAGATTATGAGAAGCTGTCAAAGTGGGCAGCTGATCATGTAGTTGAAACAATTAACAGATTTCAACCAACTGCTGAACGTCCTTTTGTTCTGGGTTTGCCAACCGGTTCTTCACCTCAGGGCATGTATGCCAATCTGGTAAAGGCGGTAAAAGAAGGCAAGGTTTCGTTCAAGCATGTCATCACCTTCAATATGGATGAATATGTAGGTTTGCCGGAATCTCATCCTGAGAGCTATCACTCTTTCATGGCTGCCAATCTCTTCAATCATATCGACTGCCCTAAGGAGAATATTCATATTCTCAATGGCAATGCCGAGAATCTGGAAGAGGAGTGCCGTCATTATGAGCAGATGATAGAAGAAGCGGGTGGCATCGACCTCTTTATCGGTGGTATCGGTCCTGATGGGCATATCGCTTTCAACGAGCCATTCTCTTCTCTTACCTCCCGCACCCGAGTAAAGACGCTCACTACAGACACCAAGATTGCCAACTCCCGTTTCTTCGATAATGATCCTGAGAAGGTACCTAGTCTGGCTCTGACCGTAGGTGTGGGTACCGTGATGGCTGCCCGAGAGGTAATGATTCTCTGCAACGGTCATAACAAGGCGCGCGCCCTGCAGGCTGCCATCGAAGGTCCTGTTACCCAGGCTTGGACCATCAGCGCACTGCAAACTCACCCATGTGGCATCATCGTTTGCGACGACGCAGCTACCGACGAATTGAAAGTTAGTACTTATCGCTACTTCAAAGACATAGAAAAAAAACAATCTTTAAAAAACGTGTGTTATGCGACTCAATTTAAGTTCTCAAATCGTACTTAA
- a CDS encoding ROK family protein — protein MEYNIKSLVIGLDLGGTNSVFGIVDGDGEIIATTSIKTQAFQCVDQYVEESVKAVMQIVEQVGGMEKIRAMGIGAPCGNYYKGTIENAANLVWAKGIVPLADMFAEKLGIPVAITNDANAAAMGEMKYGAAVGMKNFVELTLGTGVGSGIVANGQLIYGCDGFAGELGHMIVETDGRPCGCGRKGCLETYCSATGVVRTTLAMLEASTGATELRNIPEEEITSYAVYKAAMAGDTLAQEVFRQTGRRIGKACAEIATFLSPEAFIFFGGLAQAGELLMKPMKEAYDKNVLSLYKNKAKFLTSGLEGATAAILGASAIGWNI, from the coding sequence ATGGAATACAATATAAAATCTTTAGTGATTGGCTTGGATTTGGGTGGAACCAATTCCGTTTTCGGCATCGTTGATGGGGACGGAGAAATAATAGCTACAACCTCAATCAAGACTCAGGCATTCCAATGCGTGGACCAATACGTAGAGGAATCGGTAAAAGCTGTGATGCAGATAGTAGAACAGGTAGGTGGCATGGAGAAAATTCGTGCCATGGGCATTGGCGCGCCTTGTGGTAACTATTACAAGGGAACCATTGAAAACGCAGCAAATCTGGTATGGGCTAAGGGTATTGTACCGCTGGCTGACATGTTTGCAGAGAAACTGGGCATTCCGGTTGCTATTACCAATGATGCAAATGCGGCAGCTATGGGAGAAATGAAATATGGTGCTGCGGTTGGCATGAAAAACTTCGTAGAACTTACTTTAGGAACTGGCGTAGGTTCTGGTATCGTGGCTAACGGGCAACTGATTTATGGTTGCGACGGATTTGCCGGTGAGTTGGGACACATGATTGTGGAGACTGATGGTAGACCATGTGGCTGTGGCAGAAAGGGCTGTCTGGAAACCTACTGCTCGGCTACAGGTGTGGTCCGTACTACCCTCGCCATGCTCGAAGCATCAACCGGGGCAACAGAACTGAGAAACATCCCTGAAGAAGAAATAACATCTTATGCAGTTTATAAGGCAGCCATGGCAGGAGATACACTGGCACAGGAAGTGTTCAGGCAGACCGGAAGAAGAATCGGCAAGGCCTGTGCAGAAATAGCTACCTTCCTGAGTCCGGAGGCTTTCATCTTCTTTGGAGGATTGGCACAGGCGGGCGAATTACTCATGAAACCGATGAAAGAAGCTTACGACAAGAATGTCTTGAGCTTGTATAAGAATAAAGCCAAATTTTTGACTAGTGGCCTAGAAGGGGCTACCGCCGCCATTCTAGGAGCATCGGCTATAGGATGGAATATCTAA